A segment of the Gossypium hirsutum isolate 1008001.06 chromosome D10, Gossypium_hirsutum_v2.1, whole genome shotgun sequence genome:
ACCAGGAGTAGAACCAGAATACTCTATTTTTCTTAGCTTCAGCAACAAAAACAGCAAAATCCCACACACGAACCCCAATGCAGCACTAGAACCTGTCAAAGATACAGCAGCACAAACCAACATGACAAAAGACTCCTCCTTTGAGTTCATATCCCTCGAGGCCATAGCCAACTCAATGCCGGCAAATAATAAAAGAACTCCAAGAATCCCTATAGGAAACTGATTCAAAATCCTAACAAAGGAGTTCCCAAATACCAAGCCAATTATCAACTTCCCTATCCCCAAATATACCACCGACCATCCACTCCTTGCCCCAAACCTATACTGACCAGCTAACCCACCCGCACCATGACACACTGGCATTGCCCCAAACCAACACCCCACCAAATTCATAACCCCTACACTAACTGAAACCTTGGCAGCAGACAGCTCTCTGTTTGGAAACAAATCACCAGACAACTTACAAACTGCAATAACTGAGTTCAATACAGACAGTGGAATTTGTGGCACTGCTCCTTTCAAAAACCCAACTTTCCAATCATTCCAAGTTATACTCAAAAATCCAATTTTTGATGGGCCGAACTTAatatcaccaaaaattgaaggatCACGTATAAAACATAAAACCAATCCAAGTAGGAACACTATCAAAGCAGCCGGAATTGAACCCAAAATTCTCAACCTCTTTGAGTTTCTGCGACGAGGTTGGTCGTCATCAGATCCATTTCTATCATAATGATCCCCGGAGCCGGTGAAGATGACTAAAAAGAGGAGACTTGAAAGGGCCACAACAAGACCATCAAGGCCCAACCATGCCCGTGGGGTGGTAGCCTTAGAAGCTACGAAATCTTGATTGTAACGGATGTACTTGATGGCTGAGAAGGCAAAGGAGAGGCCTTGAGAGAGCTGGATCCCGCGGACAACAGGGAGAGGGAGGAGACGGTAAAGGGTCGACATCAGACCGGTAGCCCCGAGAAAGAAGAGGACGGCGGCAGTAGAGGCACCAGCGGTGGCGATTTGGGAGGTGGTAAGGTGAGGGGTTTCGGAGACGGCAACGGCAGCTATGGATTTCATGGGTTGGACAGGCATGGGGATGTGGAAGAGTAGGCCAGTGGTTATGTTGTAAAGGGCAGTGAAGATTAGAGTTGTGGAGAGGTCTAAGTGGGAAACCAAGGTGAGAGTTAGGACAATTGGGATGAAAGTGCCCAAGTCTCCCACTGCTCCTGATAGTTCGGAGGAGAGGGAATTATTCATGTGGAAATGACGACGCCACCATGGGTGGTTTTGGGGGAGGAGAGGAGTGGTGCTGGTGACGGTTGTGGAGGAGGAGGCGGGAGGAGATTGTTGCTCCATGATTGATGCACTAGTTCAGCGAGCTAGGACTGCTTGAGCTTTATCCCAAAATGAAATGCCTTCTCAAGTAGCGTAAACGACACCAATTaccattaaaattatattttagttattcaacttttaaaatttacataattgtCACTAAAGTTATCGAAttgttatattttggtcactcatcaGGTTAATTTTCATTAGGATTAACTgccaatttagcccctaaactataactaaaatatcaatttgatactttttaaatcttttttagtaataattctaaaaaattaaaaggttaaactATTAAATAGTCACTCAAGTTTTATATTGTTCCTATCTTGTTCATCggaatttttttgttaatttagtcacCCCATTAGATTAATTGACATTTTTAGTTACTCCACCATTAAAGTACCTTGGTCAGGAAAGAAAATGTTGATGTGACAatcttttgattggtataataataaatttaacccttaacacTTTATACATTCTGTTAAGTTGGTCTTGATTCTAAAAGATCTAACAAATTTAATCCtcaatatttgtaaattttgtcaatttagtctaaattcaaaaattttataattttaaaaacttgaaaatatataaaatttattataaaaagacaaaatataaattattaaaaacatatataaaattacGTAAAGGCTTAAATATGAATTTGGTTGAAGGGTTCAAACTaatatttcttgagttttaacaaaaaaaaatttagggattctaaaaattttaacccttaatttttcttaaaatttttaaatcaatattttattattatttaaactccATCAAGCTAAACGAgtcatttgaattaattttttgaatcaatCACTACAAAATCCAACCAGCACCATGATCAAACAACTGGTTAAGAGATTCAAATTAGAAAGCCTTTACTTATAGAAACATCTCTGGCTCCATTTCGATGGTAAAGTGTAGGGCTTTGAGGGATTCAAATGCTTAAGGCTATTTCTCATtaaaagaaaatgtgaaattaattttggGTGTGTCTGTAAAATAAACCGACTTTGGGTGTGGGTTTAACGGTGAGTGCTAAACGAAGGGATGAATGTTGTTTTGCAAAATGTCTCTGTTGTttggttgaataaaaaaaatatggtaacaagaatgaaaattttgaaaattttttcttgtaattttttaacCACAATGTTGTGCGATTGCATATATCAAATGTAAGAGCATTTTATGGgtttttcatgtttttgaatTATAACTAGGAAAATTTTACTTACTTTGATTTTTGGTTTTGATTGATTattttttgaatgttttatatttttgaatattttatttatattttttgtgaatttttagaatttggactaaattgaaaaaatgtgcaaacattaagagttaaatttattaattttttagaattatgagCAAATGTAAATTAAGTctttatgtaattatatatatttttatgtcttTTTTATAGTAAGTTACAAATATTTtctagtttttaaaattataaaatttttgaatttttatacttGGACTAAATTGACAAGATGTgcaaatattgagggttaaatttgttgaatttctCTAGAATTAGGACCAACTTTACAAAAGTGTAAAGCGTcattataccaatcaaaagacTGTTATGTTAGTATTTTATTCAGTGACCAAGGCATTTGAACAGTGAAGTGACTAAAAATGACAATTAATCTGATAAAagtgactaaattaacaaaaataaaattggtgAACAAAATAGTAATGCATTAAAGCTTGAGTGACTATCTGAGtggtttattctttaaattttttaaaattattatttagaaaaactttaaaagtatcaaatagatattttagagactaaattggtTATGAACCCTTTAAATTAATGTTTGGTGTCATCGAAAATtagatcaaaatataaaaaaaatagcttTAATGATAATTATCTAACTTCTCAAATTTGGTGAATTTATCCTTCCAAGTAATGAAACGCATGGAAATTGGAATAATCTGAGGGAATAAGCGCATGCTAAGTTTTAACACATAAATCAATAGATGAGACGTATATACGTATTATTCAAGAAAATTTTGCTGTCTTGCTTTGTTGACATTTTTTCCTGTATAATTACAACTTTGAGACGAAGAGAGTGACACGGCATTCAAACTGTTTAAATTCCAACAAACTTTTTAATTGCTTATCCCATTTGTATGGCCAAAAATTACTTATTCGGGCAAAATGAGACGAGCCGGAAGGTGTCACCTTCgatgttatatttgaaattatttatatgtaaaaattacctacttaaaatataaaatatacgataaatgatgaaattgttataaaataaggAGAGATAGagataataaaaaacaaataaaatatgaaaacaatagagaatgtattttattgatcaaaagaTATTATTACAATGTTTCATCAGATTCTCTATCTATAGGCATAACAAGTATAAAAGAAGTGAAAATCTAATTCTAatcactattagaatttaaagtacattaaaactttatcttgatcatgatcgACATctatttaataagatattcataacactcccccttagatgtcaattggtagataatgtgcctcgttaacattattaggaaaaaccctgtgggataaaaacataatgaaggaaaaagagtacacaatctattatacgcataatatgctgcctcattaaaaaccttaccaggaaaacccaatgggacaaaacattggttaagggaaaaagagtgcaaCGCATATTTACTCCCCATCATGAAAACattacatattttctcatattctacgtattcaatcttgaatactagtttttcaaataactatttgaatgtatttgataaGCATTCATATTActattcttttaaaagtcatgagtgaggaaaatttgggggaaatatattttgatctcttcaagagattcaacaataatcataacaaactttaat
Coding sequences within it:
- the LOC107913922 gene encoding molybdate transporter 2 — encoded protein: MEQQSPPASSSTTVTSTTPLLPQNHPWWRRHFHMNNSLSSELSGAVGDLGTFIPIVLTLTLVSHLDLSTTLIFTALYNITTGLLFHIPMPVQPMKSIAAVAVSETPHLTTSQIATAGASTAAVLFFLGATGLMSTLYRLLPLPVVRGIQLSQGLSFAFSAIKYIRYNQDFVASKATTPRAWLGLDGLVVALSSLLFLVIFTGSGDHYDRNGSDDDQPRRRNSKRLRILGSIPAALIVFLLGLVLCFIRDPSIFGDIKFGPSKIGFLSITWNDWKVGFLKGAVPQIPLSVLNSVIAVCKLSGDLFPNRELSAAKVSVSVGVMNLVGCWFGAMPVCHGAGGLAGQYRFGARSGWSVVYLGIGKLIIGLVFGNSFVRILNQFPIGILGVLLLFAGIELAMASRDMNSKEESFVMLVCAAVSLTGSSAALGFVCGILLFLLLKLRKIEYSGSTPGFSKFKFESTVDAETSSIP